From the genome of Vicia villosa cultivar HV-30 ecotype Madison, WI linkage group LG2, Vvil1.0, whole genome shotgun sequence, one region includes:
- the LOC131646517 gene encoding probable WRKY transcription factor 4 yields the protein MDRLPWKEEEEAAVGGGESGPPQRPNLTLPPRTDGLFSGGFSPGPMTLLSNLLTDGDDGKSFSQLLAGAMVSPVAATSGALESSDFFSHHQVSFGLSNHSAQAQVSFQGGQSNTNIYNQAEHSLSVSTSTAHAPLVEQRLQPSSVNVDKPADDGYNWRKYGQKQVKGSEFPRSYYKCTHPNCPVKKKVERSLEGHVTAIIYKGEHNHQPPNPNKRSKDANDNSNMQGNGDLSYQRGKTNSTSMMDPESSNATGEHLYGTSDSEEVGDRETDVGEKRVEPDSKRRNTEAAISDPIVSSHRTVTEPRIIVQTTSEVDLLDDGYRWRKYGQKVVKGNPYPRSYYKCTTAGCNVRKHVERASTDPKAVITTYEGKHNHDVPAAKTNSHTFANKNAPQLKSQNTISEQPSFGNIGSVGGNEQQPVARLRLKEERIT from the exons ATGGACCGATTACCATGGAAGGAGGAAGAAGAAGCGGCGGTTGGCGGTGGAGAAAGTGGACCGCCGCAAAGACCGAATTTAACTCTGCCGCCACGTACGGACGGCCTTTTCAGCGGCGGTTTTAGCCCCGGTCCTATGACGTTGCTTTCTAATTTATTGACTGACGGTGATGACGGCAAGTCCTTCTCCCAGCTTCTCGCGGGTGCCATGGTGTCTCCGGTTGCGGCCACCTCCGGCGCGCTTGAATCATCTGACTTTTTTTCACATCATCAG GTGTCATTTGGATTGTCAAACCATTCAGCACAGGCACAAGTCTCATTTCAAGGTGGACAATccaacacaaatatatataaccAAGCTGAACATTCATTGTCTGTATCAACATCCACAGCTCACGCTCCTCTCGTCGAACAAAGGTTGCAGCCTTCTTCAGTGAATGTTGATAAGCCTGCTGATGATGGTTACAATTGGAGGAAGTACGGACAGAAACAGGTGAAAGGTAGTGAGTTTCCTCGAAGTTATTATAAGTGCACACATCCTAACTGTCCTGTGAAGAAAAAGGTCGAGCGGTCGCTTGAAGGTCATGTAACCGCGATTATTTATAAAGGAGAGCATAATCATCAACCTCCGAATCCTAACAAGCGCTCGAAAGATGCTAATGACAATTCAAATATGCAAGGGAATGGTGATTTGTCTTATCAAAGGGGGAAGACAAACTCAACGTCTATGATGGATCCAGAATCGAGTAACGCAACAGGTGAACATCTATATGGAACGAGCGATAGTGAGGAAGTAGGTGATCGTGAAACTGATGTGGGGGAGAAAAGAGTTGAGCCTGACTCCAAAAGGAG AAATACAGAAGCTGCCATCTCAGATCCAATAGTTTCTTCACATAGGACTGTCACGGAGCCTAGAATCATTGTGCAAACGACTAGTGAAGTTGATCTCTTGGACGATGGTTATAGATGGCGAAAATATGGACAGAAAGTTGTCAAAGGCAACCCTTATCCTAG GAGCTATTACAAATGTACAACAGCAGGTTGCAACGTTCGAAAGCATGTAGAGAGAGCTTCGACAGATCCTAAAGCAGTCATAACAACATACGAAGGAAAACATAATCATGATGTTCCAGCAGCTAAGACCAATAGCCATACTTTTGCCAACAAAAATGCTCCACAGTTAAAATCACAAAATACCATTTCTGAGCAGCCTAGTTTCGGCAACATTGGTAGCGTTGGCGGAAATGAGCAACAACCTGTTGCGCGTCTAAGGCTGAAAGAAGAGCGGATAACTTAA